From the Gloeocapsa sp. PCC 73106 genome, one window contains:
- the rsmD gene encoding 16S rRNA (guanine(966)-N(2))-methyltransferase RsmD, translated as MRIYGNRQLKTLPGRETRPTTARVREAVFNIWQQNIFGCHWLDICAGNGSMGAEALCRGAELVVGIEQSARACSIIRDNWTKIAQPSQVFQIIKGDARIKLKTLPGNQFDHIYFDPPYDSDLYQPVLNLVVEYNLLSPQGEIAVESDSKSVDDLIIPGLKQIRRKTYGNTALSFYVMARSAG; from the coding sequence ATGCGAATCTACGGTAATCGACAACTCAAAACCTTACCAGGGCGAGAAACCAGACCAACCACCGCCAGAGTAAGAGAAGCAGTATTTAATATTTGGCAACAGAATATTTTCGGTTGTCACTGGTTGGATATATGTGCAGGTAATGGTTCAATGGGCGCAGAAGCTTTATGTCGAGGGGCTGAGTTAGTAGTAGGGATTGAACAATCGGCACGAGCTTGTAGTATTATTAGAGACAACTGGACAAAAATTGCTCAACCCAGTCAAGTCTTCCAAATTATCAAAGGCGATGCGCGAATTAAATTAAAAACCCTCCCAGGGAATCAATTTGATCATATTTACTTTGATCCTCCCTATGACAGTGATCTGTATCAACCAGTATTGAATCTCGTTGTCGAATATAATTTACTGAGTCCCCAGGGGGAAATAGCCGTAGAATCCGATAGTAAGTCAGTAGACGATTTAATTATTCCTGGTTTAAAACAGATTCGCCGTAAAACCTACGGTAATACCGCACTTAGTTTTTATGTTATGGCGCGGAGCGCAGGGTAA